In one window of Halorussus caseinilyticus DNA:
- a CDS encoding TrmB family transcriptional regulator has translation MDRDVLTQALEYADLTAYQVDAYLTLLEMGVSPAIEIGREGSVPVSQVYDVLRSLESKGYAETIEREKLYVRPCEPDSLIEDLESRGELLQDAAEEVHDRYRKPVQMDARVGVTKRVETAVENARDLISDAETVVEIAGTADQIQLLLPALREARERGVIARASVYASDGRTTIEGFDPEGALSELRVCSIPGPFLVVIDRHRTCFAPNTRSDEDYGVLVYDRILPFVFHWYYLTCLWNLYPTVYVDDSDQFTYVTLEEFVLDCYRLVADDYDLRVLLEGVDLATGAETTIDGTVTDISFLGDHRKPDRTALSDLGAYTVVSLDAGDETYTLGGWGAVFEDVEVRRISLVGVGAGGTLIPEEKPEKRGDRRDRPET, from the coding sequence ATGGACCGTGACGTTCTCACGCAGGCACTCGAGTACGCCGACCTGACCGCCTATCAGGTCGATGCGTATCTCACACTGCTAGAGATGGGTGTCTCACCGGCTATCGAAATCGGTCGAGAGGGTTCGGTCCCCGTCTCTCAAGTGTACGACGTTCTCCGAAGTCTGGAGTCGAAAGGGTACGCCGAGACCATCGAGCGGGAGAAGCTCTACGTCCGCCCGTGTGAACCGGACAGTTTAATCGAGGACCTCGAATCGCGGGGGGAACTGCTACAGGACGCCGCCGAGGAGGTCCACGACCGGTACCGGAAGCCGGTCCAGATGGACGCCAGAGTCGGAGTCACGAAGCGCGTCGAGACGGCGGTGGAGAACGCGCGCGACCTGATTAGCGACGCCGAAACCGTCGTGGAAATCGCTGGCACGGCCGACCAGATACAGTTACTCCTCCCGGCGCTCCGCGAAGCGCGCGAACGCGGGGTAATCGCCAGAGCATCGGTCTACGCCAGCGACGGTCGGACGACCATCGAGGGGTTCGACCCGGAGGGTGCGCTCTCGGAGCTACGAGTCTGCTCGATTCCGGGTCCGTTTCTCGTCGTCATCGACCGGCATCGGACGTGTTTCGCGCCGAACACCCGGTCGGACGAGGACTACGGCGTCCTCGTCTACGACCGAATCCTGCCGTTCGTGTTCCACTGGTACTACTTGACCTGCCTCTGGAACCTCTACCCCACGGTCTACGTCGACGACAGCGACCAGTTTACTTACGTGACTCTCGAAGAGTTCGTCCTCGATTGCTACCGACTGGTGGCCGACGACTACGACCTCCGAGTGCTACTCGAAGGTGTCGATTTGGCCACGGGAGCCGAGACGACTATCGACGGGACCGTGACCGACATCTCGTTTCTCGGCGACCACCGGAAGCCCGACCGGACGGCCCTGTCGGACCTCGGAGCGTACACCGTCGTCAGCCTCGACGCGGGCGACGAGACGTACACACTCGGTGGCTGGGGTGCCGTCTTCGAGGATGTCGAAGTCCGGCGAATCTCGTTGGTGGGTGTCGGCGCGGGAGGGACGCTAATTCCGGAGGAGAAACCGGAAAAGAGAGGGGACAGACGCGACCGTCCGGAGACGTAG
- a CDS encoding prenyltransferase/squalene oxidase repeat-containing protein yields MTCASNLLVAALVVTSVLAGATGIGVGSGDHDPDPSAAFATDGSENATRADAGTNVSSSRVRAGIDDSRGYLLNQVSDGRWFANLSYRNETGPRSVRITLNYALMLELVNGSDQSQRKALSYALDRRRADGGWNDTTANYAALLLLRQAYPGEYGDVVADIEREIETRNMSLEPFEGETFLNASFLTRVYYLELSDRYNRSELFVTESISGGAEEIADMTPAFEDGFDPDERFIVTYSVLGSMTTSIFVAEINDNRTEAARDRRELAAQIILGRQGHDGNWEVTQGGVRALTALALQNFTAENRSVRKGIDALERMQRDDGRLPPFAMSITDTADAHRTLHRTGVPKDNETLRRAAQWLLDARTTGPNGSNPAPAIMFRKYHGAGWALIPSTYSDWDDTALAIDALNVYDDRLTNRSVQFLFTVQNDDGSWGTYMTNFSPLNESERERAIDELGRDAYKGLFVDPEAHAVTAHALTAVGENGYTVENNESVRRAVEYLLENNQRNGLWDAAWYNEYTYGTAAVLLAFEDVGVDMDRPEVQRAAQTLIDKQNPDGGWGERWDPDESDYHRWGRSTVEQTAWAVQALLAAGVSPDHPAVRRGVDYLLDHQNADGSWAVHPSFRLGAGVPTYRNPVLTQTGGLMALTMYAESKDIPTAPEREEPGTVDKATEPETLVPIVSLATLLVGLFVRRWRK; encoded by the coding sequence GTGACCTGCGCGAGCAATCTCCTCGTCGCCGCGCTGGTCGTGACCAGCGTCCTCGCCGGTGCGACGGGAATCGGCGTCGGGTCCGGAGACCACGACCCCGACCCGTCGGCGGCGTTCGCCACCGACGGGTCCGAGAACGCTACGCGCGCGGACGCGGGAACGAACGTGAGTAGTTCTCGGGTGCGTGCTGGCATCGACGACTCCCGCGGATACCTCCTGAATCAGGTCTCGGACGGTCGGTGGTTCGCCAACCTCTCGTACCGAAACGAGACGGGACCGCGGTCCGTTCGAATCACGCTCAACTACGCGCTGATGCTCGAACTCGTCAACGGGTCCGACCAGAGCCAGCGAAAGGCGCTGTCCTACGCGCTGGACCGGCGTCGCGCCGACGGCGGGTGGAACGACACGACGGCGAACTACGCGGCGCTCCTCCTCCTCCGGCAAGCGTATCCCGGAGAGTACGGAGATGTCGTCGCCGACATCGAGCGCGAAATCGAGACCCGGAACATGTCGCTCGAACCCTTCGAGGGCGAGACGTTCCTGAACGCGTCGTTCCTGACGCGGGTGTACTACCTCGAGTTGAGCGACCGGTACAACCGCTCGGAACTGTTCGTCACCGAGTCCATCAGCGGCGGCGCGGAGGAAATCGCCGACATGACGCCCGCGTTCGAAGACGGGTTCGACCCGGACGAGCGGTTCATCGTCACCTACTCGGTTCTCGGGTCGATGACGACGAGCATCTTCGTGGCCGAAATCAACGACAACCGGACTGAGGCCGCCCGAGACCGGCGGGAACTCGCCGCCCAGATTATCCTCGGTCGGCAAGGTCACGACGGCAACTGGGAGGTCACGCAGGGCGGCGTCCGGGCGCTGACCGCGCTGGCGTTACAGAACTTCACCGCGGAGAACCGGAGCGTCCGGAAGGGTATCGACGCCCTCGAACGGATGCAACGGGACGACGGGCGACTGCCGCCGTTTGCGATGTCGATAACCGACACGGCGGACGCCCATCGCACGCTCCACCGGACGGGCGTGCCCAAGGACAACGAGACGCTTCGGCGGGCGGCCCAGTGGCTCTTAGACGCCCGAACGACCGGACCGAACGGGTCGAATCCGGCACCCGCGATAATGTTCCGGAAGTACCACGGTGCGGGATGGGCGTTGATTCCCTCGACGTACAGCGACTGGGACGACACCGCGCTGGCAATCGACGCGCTCAACGTCTACGACGACCGTCTCACGAACCGGTCGGTGCAGTTCCTCTTCACGGTCCAGAACGACGACGGCAGTTGGGGAACCTACATGACGAACTTCTCGCCGCTCAACGAGAGCGAGCGCGAACGCGCAATCGACGAACTCGGTCGTGACGCGTACAAAGGGTTGTTCGTCGACCCGGAAGCCCACGCCGTCACCGCCCACGCACTCACGGCGGTCGGTGAGAACGGGTACACCGTCGAGAACAACGAGTCGGTCCGGCGCGCCGTCGAGTACCTCTTGGAGAACAACCAACGGAACGGTCTCTGGGACGCGGCGTGGTACAACGAGTACACGTACGGAACCGCGGCGGTTCTCCTCGCGTTCGAGGATGTCGGCGTGGACATGGACCGTCCCGAAGTCCAGCGGGCGGCCCAGACCCTCATCGACAAGCAGAACCCCGACGGCGGTTGGGGAGAACGCTGGGACCCCGACGAGTCCGACTACCATCGCTGGGGTCGTTCGACCGTCGAACAGACCGCGTGGGCGGTACAGGCGCTGTTAGCCGCGGGCGTCTCGCCCGACCACCCGGCGGTTCGTCGCGGCGTCGATTATCTCCTCGACCACCAGAACGCCGACGGGTCGTGGGCGGTTCACCCCTCGTTCAGACTCGGTGCTGGCGTGCCGACCTACCGGAACCCGGTGTTGACACAGACCGGTGGGCTGATGGCCCTGACGATGTACGCCGAGTCGAAGGACATCCCGACCGCACCCGAGCGCGAAGAACCCGGCACGGTAGACAAAGCGACCGAACCCGAGACGCTCGTTCCGATAGTGTCGCTTGCCACGCTCCTCGTCGGTCTCTTCGTGCGCCGATGGAGGAAGTAA
- a CDS encoding aldo/keto reductase, whose amino-acid sequence MEYVETGAARIPKVGLGTWQNTGSDCAETVRTALDVGYRHVDTAQVYDNEAAVGEGIARSDVDREEVFLTTKVWRSNLRYRDVLDSVQESLDELGVEYVDLLLVHWPHRRVPVAETLDAMTELYESGAVEHLGVSNFTRSQLREAREVADVPLVADQVLYNAYKDQSSLRQYCTRNDVALTAYSPLARGDLLSDALLARIGERYGKSAPQVALRWLVQQHGVVAIPKASSRRHLEQNLDVFEFSLTDDEMARIADRTGSLRVRLRNRLPSVVRRLP is encoded by the coding sequence ATGGAGTACGTCGAGACCGGTGCGGCCAGAATCCCGAAAGTCGGCCTCGGAACGTGGCAGAACACGGGGTCGGACTGCGCCGAGACGGTCCGGACCGCACTGGACGTTGGCTACCGCCACGTCGATACCGCCCAAGTGTACGACAACGAGGCGGCGGTCGGCGAGGGCATCGCTCGGTCGGACGTGGACCGCGAGGAGGTGTTTCTGACGACGAAGGTGTGGCGCTCGAATCTCAGGTATCGGGACGTGTTGGACTCCGTGCAGGAGAGTCTGGACGAACTCGGCGTCGAGTACGTCGATTTGCTGTTGGTTCACTGGCCCCACCGCCGCGTTCCGGTCGCCGAGACGCTCGACGCGATGACCGAGTTGTACGAGTCGGGCGCAGTCGAGCATCTCGGCGTCAGCAACTTCACGCGGTCACAACTTCGAGAAGCGAGGGAAGTCGCCGACGTGCCCCTCGTGGCCGACCAAGTGCTCTACAACGCGTACAAGGACCAGTCTTCGCTCCGGCAGTACTGTACGAGAAACGATGTCGCGCTCACCGCGTACAGTCCGCTGGCGAGAGGCGACCTGCTCTCGGACGCGCTCTTAGCGCGCATCGGGGAGCGATACGGCAAGAGTGCCCCACAGGTGGCGCTTCGCTGGCTCGTCCAACAACACGGCGTCGTCGCCATCCCGAAAGCCAGCAGTCGTCGCCACCTCGAACAGAACCTCGACGTGTTCGAGTTCTCGCTCACCGACGACGAGATGGCCCGAATCGCCGACCGCACCGGGTCGCTTCGGGTGCGTCTGCGGAACCGCCTCCCGTCGGTCGTTCGTCGCCTCCCCTGA
- a CDS encoding efflux RND transporter permease subunit codes for MSRSDRLAGIVSEHSKAVVVVLLVATLAVSAGSIHVEESTSFQSVEGQSTVMKKNTYVQQNFGGSENRTAQVLVVTRNESGNALSKESLVRTLRYQQSLRNNDTVNETLVEDAPITSVASIVGQAAVLQERRAKRQAQRQSGGNATAAANVTTPTLDQQIEQLESMSESEVDTLVSNLFRTDTTSPLGQLGLQLLPKDYEPGTATADARMMVVTQRTEVDTTSGATLTDATIDAQVAVREIGETQAGSQDHVVFGKGYVTIEETNSMSDSFAIISPLALIFILVTLLLAYRDLLDIALGFLGIVLVLMWTFGFMGWAGMVFNQMMIAVPVLLIGLSIDYSIHVVMRYREEREADDRSIRDAMRRSVGKVGVALALVTATTAIGFMTNLTSSLPAVQNFGVVSAAGIVSALIVFGAFIPALKVELDSLLAGFGFDRRKRAIGTDGGRLSSVLTLGVRVARRAPVVVLLAVLLVSAASGYAGTQVESSFSEEQFIADDPPEWTESLPGPLAPANYTVKENLHYIESNFQTPDKRTTVLVEGAVTDPKTLDKLDAAAADAAESDTTYVGPGGEPAVSSPVSLAHRIADRNQTVNRTLRAADTDGDGVPDQNVTAVYDSLFGAAPERASQVIYRDDGEYEAVRISISVVGTASPTETASATKDIAATAEYDAVTVTATGGPVVNKEFMERVTSTVAESLALTIGLVFVLLLIAFRLSGRRATLGGLTLVPTLLSVSWIVGTMYLLDIPFSFTTAVIGSISIGLGVDYAIHVTERYSHELTQHSDPWDALTTTISGTGGALLSSAVTTTIGFGVLAFTFLPGLQQFGIIIALSIVYAFFASVFVLPSLLILWTRAIGEQTLTGGSGSVETATAND; via the coding sequence ATGAGCCGAAGTGACAGACTGGCGGGTATCGTCAGCGAACACAGCAAAGCCGTCGTCGTCGTGCTACTGGTAGCGACCCTCGCGGTCAGCGCGGGTAGCATCCACGTCGAGGAATCGACTTCGTTCCAGTCCGTCGAAGGCCAATCGACGGTGATGAAGAAAAACACGTACGTTCAGCAGAACTTCGGTGGGTCGGAGAATCGGACTGCACAGGTACTCGTCGTCACGCGAAACGAGAGCGGGAACGCCCTGTCGAAGGAGTCGCTCGTTCGAACGCTCCGCTACCAACAGTCGTTGCGGAACAACGACACGGTCAACGAGACGCTGGTCGAAGACGCGCCGATAACCAGCGTCGCCAGCATCGTCGGGCAGGCCGCCGTGCTTCAGGAGCGACGTGCGAAACGGCAGGCACAGCGTCAGTCGGGAGGTAACGCGACGGCCGCCGCCAACGTCACGACGCCGACGCTCGACCAGCAAATCGAACAGTTGGAGTCGATGAGCGAGAGCGAGGTCGATACGCTGGTGTCGAACCTCTTCCGGACGGACACGACGAGTCCGCTCGGCCAACTCGGTCTCCAACTGCTCCCGAAGGACTACGAACCGGGGACGGCGACCGCGGACGCGCGGATGATGGTCGTCACCCAACGAACCGAAGTGGACACGACCAGCGGAGCGACGCTCACCGACGCCACCATCGACGCGCAGGTGGCGGTCCGTGAAATCGGCGAGACGCAGGCCGGGTCCCAAGACCACGTGGTCTTCGGGAAGGGGTACGTGACCATCGAGGAGACCAACTCGATGTCGGACAGTTTCGCCATCATCAGTCCGCTGGCGCTGATATTCATCCTCGTCACGCTACTGCTGGCGTACCGGGACCTGCTGGACATCGCACTCGGCTTCCTCGGCATCGTCCTCGTCCTGATGTGGACGTTCGGGTTCATGGGTTGGGCCGGGATGGTGTTCAACCAGATGATGATAGCGGTCCCGGTCCTGCTCATCGGTCTCTCCATCGACTACAGCATCCACGTCGTGATGCGCTACCGGGAAGAACGGGAGGCGGACGACCGGAGCATCCGAGACGCCATGCGGCGTTCGGTGGGGAAGGTCGGAGTCGCGCTCGCGCTCGTTACCGCCACCACCGCTATCGGGTTCATGACCAACCTGACGAGCAGTCTCCCGGCGGTCCAGAACTTCGGCGTCGTGAGCGCGGCGGGCATCGTCTCGGCGCTGATAGTGTTCGGTGCGTTCATCCCGGCGCTGAAGGTCGAACTCGATAGCCTGCTCGCGGGGTTCGGATTCGACCGGCGCAAGCGCGCCATCGGCACCGACGGCGGCCGGTTGAGTTCCGTGCTGACTCTCGGCGTCCGGGTCGCCCGGCGCGCCCCGGTAGTCGTGCTACTGGCCGTCCTGTTAGTGAGTGCCGCCAGCGGGTACGCGGGGACCCAAGTCGAGAGTTCCTTCTCCGAAGAGCAGTTCATCGCCGACGACCCGCCGGAGTGGACCGAATCGCTTCCGGGACCGCTCGCGCCCGCCAACTACACCGTCAAGGAGAACCTCCACTACATCGAGTCGAACTTCCAGACGCCGGACAAGCGGACGACCGTCCTCGTGGAAGGGGCGGTGACCGACCCGAAGACGCTCGACAAACTCGACGCGGCGGCGGCCGACGCCGCCGAGTCGGACACGACCTACGTCGGTCCGGGCGGCGAACCCGCGGTGTCGTCGCCGGTCTCGCTCGCCCATCGAATCGCGGACCGGAACCAGACGGTCAATCGGACGCTCCGGGCCGCCGACACCGATGGTGACGGCGTCCCCGACCAAAACGTCACCGCGGTCTACGACTCGCTGTTCGGGGCGGCACCCGAACGGGCCAGTCAGGTCATCTACCGTGACGACGGCGAGTACGAGGCCGTCCGGATAAGCATCTCGGTCGTCGGAACGGCGTCCCCGACCGAGACCGCTTCCGCGACGAAAGACATCGCGGCCACCGCCGAATACGACGCCGTCACCGTCACCGCGACCGGCGGTCCCGTCGTGAACAAGGAGTTCATGGAGCGAGTCACCTCGACGGTCGCCGAGAGTCTCGCGCTGACCATCGGTCTCGTGTTCGTCCTCCTGCTCATCGCGTTCCGACTCTCCGGACGGCGCGCGACCCTCGGAGGTCTGACGCTCGTCCCGACCCTCCTCAGCGTGAGTTGGATAGTTGGGACGATGTACCTGCTCGACATCCCGTTCAGCTTCACGACCGCCGTCATCGGCAGTATCTCCATCGGACTCGGGGTGGACTACGCCATCCACGTCACCGAGCGGTACAGCCACGAACTGACCCAGCACAGCGACCCGTGGGACGCGCTCACGACGACGATAAGCGGAACCGGCGGCGCACTGCTGAGTAGCGCGGTCACGACCACCATCGGATTCGGCGTACTCGCGTTCACGTTCCTGCCGGGACTCCAGCAGTTCGGCATCATCATCGCGCTGTCCATCGTGTACGCGTTCTTCGCCAGCGTGTTCGTGTTGCCCTCGCTGTTGATACTCTGGACGCGAGCGATAGGTGAACAGACGCTCACCGGTGGAAGCGGGTCCGTCGAGACAGCTACTGCCAACGACTGA
- a CDS encoding ATP-binding cassette domain-containing protein — protein sequence MSPDSTHDSSGHATSRGDATADAPDAGGTRDGGNVVLRGTDLCKTYGGSLPFTAATEVLDGVNVELYGGQITGIVGANGSGKSTLLKILAGIDSADSGTVERIGDVGWCPQSSRLYERLTVRETFELFGTGHGLDDDAIEDRMHDIADRLDFVSDLDTLVEDLSGGNRQKVNLGVSLVHEPDVLLLDEPYTGFDWETYLAFWELTDDLKASGTGIAIVSHLLRKRDRFDRVYELEDGTLREAERDE from the coding sequence ATGAGTCCCGATTCCACCCACGACAGTTCCGGTCACGCGACCAGTCGCGGCGACGCGACGGCCGACGCTCCCGACGCGGGTGGAACGCGCGACGGCGGAAACGTCGTCCTCCGGGGTACCGACCTGTGCAAGACCTACGGCGGTTCGCTCCCGTTCACCGCGGCGACCGAAGTTCTGGACGGCGTGAACGTCGAGCTGTACGGGGGCCAGATTACGGGTATCGTGGGCGCGAACGGAAGCGGCAAGTCCACGCTCCTGAAGATACTCGCGGGCATCGACAGCGCCGACTCCGGGACCGTCGAGCGAATCGGCGATGTCGGGTGGTGTCCCCAGTCGAGTCGCCTCTACGAGCGACTCACGGTCCGGGAGACCTTCGAGTTGTTCGGGACCGGGCACGGACTCGACGACGACGCCATCGAAGACCGGATGCACGACATCGCCGACAGACTCGATTTCGTCTCGGACCTCGATACGCTGGTCGAGGACTTGAGCGGCGGGAACCGCCAGAAGGTCAACCTCGGCGTCTCGCTCGTCCACGAACCCGACGTGCTGTTGTTGGACGAACCGTACACCGGGTTCGACTGGGAGACGTACCTCGCGTTCTGGGAACTGACCGACGACCTGAAGGCGTCGGGAACCGGGATTGCCATCGTCTCGCACCTCCTGCGAAAGCGGGACCGGTTCGACCGGGTGTACGAACTCGAAGACGGGACGCTACGGGAGGCCGAACGTGACGAGTAG
- a CDS encoding UbiA family prenyltransferase, with protein MSVVNNLALLAGGIGVGVLALLAHSVQATSSLLKRISKMVPCTFAYWAMIAFGMLFELKDGTFSTELLPLLGAAAVAVSFANWGQWLINDLYDKDTDKHSNQDRATTQNEISDRVTFYTGTSLSVFGCLFALVINVYALLSVLGFIVVFGAYSIRPIRLKSNAYTAMLSIGLLGGFCFLLGSATVVNQPSAFTLFIFALITLVMTINVSYKDIKDAEHDEKSDSENFVVKFGRDRVRRLLIVGLPISYFMFGLVFELYSWLPVFAVLALVVVYLLYDRDGKYHRLVYELDALNGVYLLMLGLGYYGVQLL; from the coding sequence ATGAGTGTAGTTAACAACCTCGCACTGTTAGCAGGTGGTATCGGCGTCGGAGTACTGGCTCTCTTGGCCCACTCGGTCCAAGCGACCAGTTCGCTCCTGAAGCGAATCTCGAAGATGGTCCCCTGCACCTTCGCGTACTGGGCGATGATTGCGTTCGGGATGCTGTTCGAGTTGAAAGACGGGACGTTCTCGACCGAACTCCTCCCGCTACTGGGGGCCGCGGCCGTCGCCGTCTCGTTCGCTAACTGGGGTCAGTGGTTGATAAACGACCTCTACGACAAGGACACCGACAAGCACTCGAATCAGGACCGAGCGACCACCCAAAACGAGATTTCCGACCGAGTGACCTTCTACACCGGTACCTCGCTGTCCGTCTTCGGATGCCTCTTCGCACTCGTCATCAACGTGTACGCACTCCTCAGCGTCCTCGGATTCATCGTCGTGTTCGGTGCGTACTCCATCCGACCCATCCGCCTGAAGTCGAACGCCTACACCGCGATGCTCTCGATTGGACTGCTCGGCGGATTCTGTTTCCTCCTCGGTTCCGCGACGGTCGTGAACCAACCGTCGGCGTTCACGCTGTTCATCTTCGCGCTGATAACGCTGGTCATGACCATCAACGTGTCGTACAAAGACATCAAGGACGCAGAACACGACGAGAAGTCCGACAGCGAGAACTTCGTCGTCAAGTTCGGTCGTGACCGCGTTCGCCGACTCCTCATCGTGGGTCTCCCGATTTCGTACTTCATGTTCGGTCTCGTGTTCGAGCTCTACTCGTGGCTTCCGGTCTTCGCGGTACTCGCACTGGTCGTCGTCTACCTGCTGTACGACAGAGACGGCAAGTACCACCGACTCGTCTACGAACTGGACGCACTCAACGGCGTCTACCTCCTGATGCTCGGTCTCGGATACTACGGCGTCCAACTGCTATAA
- a CDS encoding polyprenyl synthetase family protein gives MDDVPAAGSSTENGIDSSTPPSAVFEWLKSDVRPVVDDRIADIVGDSSFSERLAYQVETGGKRVRPGLTLTAAELCGLERDRALDIAACVELIHTYSLVHDDLADGDRTRRGEPTFWDVFGRPDAVNVGDMLLSYALEALPESVTERAIATVRTMTEGQQLDFDFTGRRDCTVEDYLTMVWKKTGVLLDFCIAAPQLASGTTLAVDEKRLGRLWQAFQIRDDVLDLEPNSGRDAIGSDVRAGKRTLMAVHADDEAIYDILDKPPAETSDADVEFVRERFEAHGSIQFARHRMRVHARDAVRTLDDLPDCPQRDRLLSLCEYVVARGTDSQGQ, from the coding sequence TTGGACGACGTTCCGGCCGCAGGTTCGAGTACGGAGAACGGTATCGACAGCAGTACGCCGCCGTCCGCAGTGTTCGAGTGGCTCAAGAGCGACGTTCGGCCGGTCGTCGACGACCGCATCGCCGACATCGTGGGTGACTCGTCGTTCAGTGAGCGACTGGCGTATCAGGTCGAGACCGGCGGAAAACGAGTTCGGCCCGGACTCACGCTCACCGCGGCGGAACTCTGCGGTCTCGAACGCGACCGGGCGCTCGACATCGCGGCGTGTGTCGAGTTGATACACACCTACTCGCTGGTCCACGACGACTTGGCGGACGGCGACCGGACCCGACGGGGAGAGCCGACGTTTTGGGACGTGTTCGGGCGGCCCGATGCGGTCAACGTCGGCGACATGCTCCTGTCGTACGCGCTCGAAGCGCTCCCCGAATCCGTCACCGAGCGGGCAATCGCCACGGTCCGGACGATGACGGAGGGTCAACAGCTCGATTTCGACTTCACCGGCCGTCGGGACTGTACCGTAGAGGACTACCTCACGATGGTGTGGAAGAAGACGGGGGTGTTGTTGGACTTCTGTATCGCCGCGCCGCAGTTGGCGAGCGGAACCACGCTCGCGGTCGATGAGAAGCGACTCGGGCGACTCTGGCAGGCGTTTCAAATCCGGGACGACGTACTCGACCTCGAACCGAACAGCGGTCGGGACGCTATCGGGTCCGACGTTCGAGCGGGCAAGCGAACGCTCATGGCGGTCCACGCCGACGACGAGGCGATTTACGACATCTTGGACAAGCCGCCCGCCGAAACCTCGGACGCAGATGTGGAGTTCGTCCGCGAGAGATTCGAAGCCCACGGCAGTATCCAGTTCGCTCGCCATCGGATGCGGGTTCACGCCCGAGACGCCGTACGGACGCTCGACGACCTACCGGACTGCCCACAGCGGGACCGACTCCTCTCCCTCTGTGAGTACGTCGTCGCGCGCGGGACCGATTCGCAGGGCCAGTAG
- a CDS encoding GbsR/MarR family transcriptional regulator, whose translation MGTEGNPVKAVRDEVIDSFEHSAEIYGLNRSYGRLYGILFFAGGPVSLDELVEESGYAKSTVSTAMKQMEQLHLVYRRSVPGEGKKAFYEAESHFWRVVQEFLRREVQHEIRIMTETLESAEADLEAIDDEAEHDLERIRSLKQTYDQSQALLDVLTSASVDDLDDLVERLRRD comes from the coding sequence ATGGGTACCGAGGGAAACCCAGTGAAAGCGGTTCGAGACGAGGTAATCGACTCGTTCGAACACAGCGCCGAAATCTACGGTTTAAATCGGAGCTACGGCCGGTTGTACGGCATCCTCTTTTTCGCGGGCGGTCCGGTGTCGCTCGACGAACTCGTCGAGGAGAGCGGGTACGCTAAATCCACGGTGAGTACGGCGATGAAACAGATGGAGCAATTACACCTCGTCTACCGGCGGTCGGTTCCGGGGGAAGGGAAGAAGGCGTTCTACGAGGCGGAGTCTCACTTCTGGCGGGTCGTCCAAGAGTTCCTCCGCCGCGAGGTCCAACACGAAATCCGGATTATGACTGAGACGCTGGAATCCGCGGAGGCGGACCTCGAAGCAATCGACGACGAGGCCGAACACGACCTCGAACGGATTCGGTCGCTCAAGCAGACGTACGACCAGAGTCAGGCGCTCCTCGACGTTCTCACGAGCGCGTCGGTCGATGACCTCGACGACCTCGTGGAACGACTTCGGCGCGACTGA